Proteins co-encoded in one Yamadazyma tenuis chromosome 1, complete sequence genomic window:
- the STR3 gene encoding cystathionine beta-lyase (COG:E; EggNog:ENOG503NW0R) — translation MPPKSKKAYSLETELVFSKSNDQYNASVPPLYQSATFKQASLDNMGEYDYTRSGNPTRTYLQNNMARIMKAEHAFAVTSGMGCLDVITRLLSPGDEVIAGDDLYGGTHRLLTYLNNKGDLKVHHHDTTNTELIISKISSATKMIFLESPTNPLIKVVDVRSISKAAHEINPDIIIVFDNTMMSPVLMTPLDLGVDIQYESATKYLNGHHDIMAGIIATRSAQLAERVYFVINSTGCGLSPFDSWLLCRGLKTLAIRVERQQENCQKIAQFLSNTGFKVRYPGLKDHPQHELHKSMCRGFGGVLSFETGNIKMSEKIVENTDIFGIAVSFGCVNSLISMPCKMSHASIDAKTREERDFPEDLIRLCIGIENSDDLIDDLTKALLKSGAVKVNDRDELFNAVNVQFKL, via the coding sequence ATgccaccaaagtcaaagaagGCCTACAGCCTCGAAACCGAGTTGGTGTTCTCCAAGAGCAACGATCAATACAATGCGTCAGTTCCTCCCTTATATCAGTCTGCCACCTTCAAACAGGCTTCTTTGGATAACATGGGGGAGTATGACTACACCCGGTCTGGAAACCCAACCCGTACATATTTGCAAAACAACATGGCCAGAATCATGAAGGCCGAACACGCCTTTGCTGTGACCAGCGGAATGGGATGCTTGGATGTGATCACCCGTTTATTGAGTCCTGGTGATGAAGTCATTGCTGGTGATGACTTATATGGAGGTACTCATAGACTCTTAACctacttgaacaacaaggGGGATTTAAAGGTCCACCATCACGACACAACAAACACCGAGTTgatcatctccaaaatctcGTCTGCCACAAAAATGatttttcttgaaagtcCAACCAACCCATTAATCAAGGTGGTAGACGTCAGATCTATTTCTAAAGCCGCTCACGAAATTAACCCCGATATCATCATAGTGTTTGACAACACCATGATGTCGCCTGTGTTGATGACGCCGTTGGACTTGGGAGTTGATATCCAATACGAGTCTGCCACTAAATATCTCAATGGACACCACGATATTATGGCGGGGATCATTGCTACCCGATCCGCCCAATTGGCTGAAAGAGTATACTTTGTGATAAACTCCACTGGATGCGGATTGTCGCCATTTGACTCTTGGCTCTTGTGCCGTGGGTTGAAGACTTTGGCAATCAGAGTGGAaagacaacaagaaaactGTCAAAAAATCGCCCAGTTTTTGAGCAATACAGGCTTTAAAGTCAGGTATCCAGGCTTAAAAGACCATCCTCAACATGAATTGCATAAGAGTATGTGTAGGGGATTTGGAGGGGTGTTGAGTTTTGAAACTGGAAACATCAAGATGTCGGAAAAGATTGTTGAAAACACTGACATTTTCGGGATTGCCGTTTCGTTCGGTTGCGTTAAttcgttgatttcaatgCCATGTAAAATGTCCCATGCTTCGATCGATGCCAAAACTAGAGAAGAGAGAGACTTTCCAGAAGATCTAATCCGGTTATGTATCGGAATCGAGAATAGCGACGACTTGATAGACGATTTGACCAAGGCGTTATTGAAGAGTGGTGCCGTTAAAGTGAACGATAGAGATGAATTATTCAATGCCGTGAATGTGCAGTTCAAGTTATAA
- the NUO24 gene encoding NADH:ubiquinone oxidoreductase 24 (COG:C; EggNog:ENOG503NV79) gives MFRSLAKTFVGPATRPATRPTSLSSKRFSSIISVHRNKDVDNPSLPFEFTSENLKRADEIISKYPPQYKKGACMPLLDLGQRQLGFTSISVMNYVAKMLDMPPMRVYEVATFYTMYNRRPMGKYNLQICTTTPCQLCGSDEIMEAVTSHLKVKPGQTTPDGLFTVQEVECLGACVNAPMLAVNDDYYEDLTGSKTVDLLKQLQAGKELKECGPVSGRESCEPYSGAKVLLGAKPTDIRKFTRADL, from the coding sequence ATGTTCAGATCTTTGGCAAAAACATTCGTTGGTCCTGCGACAAGACCTGCGACAAGACCCACGTCTCTTTCCAGTAAGAGATTCTCCTCTATCATATCAGTTCACAGAAATAAGGATGTGGACAACCCCAGCTTACCATTTGAGTTCACCTCcgaaaacttgaagagagCTGATGAAATTATTTCCAAATACCCACCTCAATACAAAAAGGGGGCCTGCATGCCATTATTGGACTTGGGACAACGTCAATTGGGATTCACTTCCATCTCCGTCATGAACTACGTTGCCAAGATGTTGGATATGCCTCCCATGAGAGTCTACGAAGTAGCTACTTTCTACACCATGTATAATAGAAGACCAATGGGAAAATACAACTTACAAATCTGTACCACTACACCATGTCAGTTATGTGGATCAGACGAAATAATGGAAGCTGTGACTTCCCACTTGAAAGTGAAGCCTGGTCAGACTACTCCAGATGGCTTGTTTACCgtacaagaagttgaatgCTTGGGAGCTTGTGTCAATGCGCCAATGTTGGCCGTTAATGATGACTACTATGAAGATTTGACCGGATCCAAGACGGTGGATCTTTTGAAGCAATTACAAGCTGGtaaggaattgaaggaatGTGGACCAGTGAGTGGAAGAGAGTCTTGTGAGCCATACAGTGGAGCCAAAGTATTGTTGGGAGCCAAGCCAACCGACATAAGAAAATTCACAAGAGCCGACTTGTAG
- the ARO8 gene encoding Aromatic/aminoadipate aminotransferase 1 (COG:E; EggNog:ENOG503NU3Z), translating into MSEPQAKDLTHLFSVEAKSRKSSPLKSAFIYYGKPGMTFLGGGLPLAEYFPFETISAKIPKAPFPSGIGSKVSADGYTDITIDKVKGQPNQIELARSLQYGFTEGHTEIMKFVKEHHRSVHGMKYKDWDVIATAGNTESWDSVLRTFTGRGETIFVEEHTFSSALETCNGLGVNTFPVPMDTEGILPDKFEELLNNWVGPIPKLLYTIPTGQNPTGSCLSGDRRKKIYELACKHDFLIIEDEPYFFLQMETYTRDKSTRAGKAVHDHKEFIEALVPSFISMDVEGRVLRLDSFSKVLAPGVRFGWIVGQETLLERIVRLHEVSIQNPSGFTQSLVNGLLYDWGQSGYIDWLIKIREEYTHKRDVCIDAIYDFLPLDYVSFVPPVAGMFFTVYFDASKHPKFEEFDKDVLKIEKSIYEQGLKQGCLMIPGSWFKVEGNSVPPQTDVHSNPATKNLVFFRGTYAAVPLDDLVQGIEKFGKAVRIEYALE; encoded by the coding sequence ATGTCTGAACCACAAGCTAAAGACCTTACCCACTTGTTCTCTGTCGAGGCCAAGTCTAGAAAATCATCCCCGTTGAAGAGTGCCTTCATTTACTACGGGAAGCCGGGAATGACTTTCCTTGGAGGTGGTTTACCCTTGGCAGAATACTTTCCATTTGAAACTATTAGTGCAAAAATCCCCAAAGCTCCGTTTCCTTCCGGGATTGGATCCAAGGTTTCTGCCGACGGTTACACTGACATAACTATCGACAAGGTCAAGGGACAGCCCAATCAAATCGAGTTGGCCCGGTCTTTACAGTATGGGTTTACCGAAGGACACACGGAAATCATGAAGTTTGTGAAAGAGCATCACAGACTGGTTCACGGGATGAAATACAAGGATTGGGACGTGATTGCCACTGCTGGGAACACCGAGTCTTGGGATTCGGTGTTGAGAACCTTCACTGGAAGGGGAGAAACGATTTTTGTGGAAGAGCATACTTTCAGTTCCGCTTTGGAAACCTGTAATGGGTTGGGTGTCAACACCTTCCCAGTGCCAATGGACACCGAAGGGATCTTGCCTGACAAGTTCgaagagttgttgaacaactgGGTTGGACCAATACCCAAGTTGTTGTACACGATCCCCACCGGCCAGAACCCTACTGGATCCTGTTTGAGCGGTGACAGAAGAAAAAAGATTTATGAATTGGCTTGCAAGCACGATTTCCttattattgaagatgaaccATACTTCTTCTTACAGATGGAAACTTACACGAGGGACAAATCTACTAGGGCCGGTAAGGCTGTTCATGACCACAAGGAATTCATCGAGGCTTTGGTTCCTTCATTCATTTCTATGGATGTTGAAGGTAGAGTCTTGAGATTGGATTCCTTCTCAAAAGTGTTGGCACCTGGGGTTAGATTTGGCTGGATTGTTGGACAAGAAACCCTTTTAGAAAGAATCGTTAGACTTCACGAGGTCAGCATCCAAAATCCTTCTGGTTTTACTCAATCTTTGGTGAACGGATTATTGTACGATTGGGGTCAATCAGGTTACATTGATTGGTTAATCAAGATCAGAGAGGAGTACACTCACAAGAGAGATGTTTGTATCGATGCTATCTATGACTTCTTACCATTAGATTATGTTAGTTTTGTTCCTCCTGTGGCCGGAATGTTTTTCACCGTTTACTTTGATGCTTCCAAACATCcaaagtttgaagaattcgataaagatgtgttgaagataGAAAAGAGCATTTATGAACAGGGATTGAAGCAAGGATGTTTGATGATTCCTGGCTCGTGGTTTAAGGTTGAAGGTAACTCAGTTCCACCTCAAACCGATGTCCACTCTAATCCTGCCACTAAGAATTTGGTGTTCTTCAGAGGTACCTATGCTGCTGTTCCATTAGATGACTTGGTACAGggaattgaaaagttcGGCAAGGCTGTTAGAATTGAATACGCCCTTGAATAG
- the RFA1 gene encoding Replication factor A protein 1 (EggNog:ENOG503NV3W; COG:L; BUSCO:EOG09262387) has protein sequence MTIESVVDFGVLPKIYSVKEREKYLKTPFIVQVINLRHYEGKSRVILYDGKYNMHGLLDKSLVDKLEGQGFQKTSVIKILAHSCFEPEKFYTLIDDAEVVLPKYESEAHDTIKIAEYFNQNPQENFFKSKKEQPQPAAAPSKQSSAADEFQGQRISSIESLSPYQNNWVIKARVSFKGDLRTWHNAKGSGKLFNVNFLDDSDEIRATAFNELAEKMYETLQEGKVYYISKARIQAAKPQFSRLSHPYELSLDRDTIVEECFSNNGNVPKLKFNFTKLNQIQSAEPNTVIDVVGVLREVKPAFQITSKSTGKPFDRRDIDIVDDSNFSITVGLWNATAIDFNLSEGTVIAFKGCKIQDFGGRSLTLTQTGSILPNPDAPEAYQLKGWYDNQGSNETFQTLKADNAGSANYIKNRKTIAQVKEENLGAQEQPDFFSVKATINFFKTETFCYPACVNKQEASNNLCNRKIIDQGDGTWRCEKCDINYSEATYRYILNCSIMDATEQLWATLFDQEASKIFGVSANELLVLKESNEAEFKKVVEAVTMKEFSFRLKARQDSYNGESRIRYQTMAVYDIDFAAECDFLVKELEAVL, from the coding sequence ATGACTATTGAATCGGTAGTTGACTTTGGCGTGTTGCCCAAGATCTACTCAgtcaaagaaagagaaaagtACCTTAAAACGCCTTTTATTGTCCAGGTGATTAACTTGAGACACTATGAGGGAAAATCTAGGGTCATTTTGTATGATGGCAAGTATAACATGCACGGGTTGTTAGATAAGTCTCTTGTCGACAAATTAGAGGGACAGGGCTTCCAGAAGACTTCGGTCATAAAGATCTTGGCCCACTCATGCTTTGAACCAGAAAAATTCTACACTTTGATCGATGACGCTGAAGTGGTTTTGCCTAAGTATGAAAGTGAAGCTCATGACACCATCAAGATTGCTGAAtatttcaatcaaaaccCTCAagaaaacttcttcaagagcAAGAAGGAACAACCTCAACCGGCCGCTGCCCCTTCCAAGCAAAGCTCAGCTGCTGATGAATTTCAGGGTCAAAGAATTAGCTCAATTGAACTGTTGTCACCTTACCAGAACAATTGGGTCATAAAGGCAAGAGTTTCATTCAAGGGTGATCTTAGAACCTGGCACAACGCGAAGGGTTCTGGAAAGTTGTTCAATGTCAACTTTTTGGATGACTCAGATGAAATCAGAGCCACTGCGTTCAACGAACTTGCTGAAAAGATGTACGAAACTTTACAAGAAGGTAAAGTTTATTACATTAGCAAGGCTAGGATTCAAGCGGCCAAACCTCAATTCTCCAGATTGAGTCACCCATACGAATTGTCTTTGGATAGAGACACTATTGTCGAAGAATGTTTCTCTAACAATGGTAATGTGCCAAAATTGAAATTTAACTTCACTAAGTTGAACCAGATTCAAAGTGCCGAACCAAACACGGTAATTGATGTTGTTGGTGTCTTGAGAGAGGTGAAGCCTGCGTTTCAAATCACTTCCAAAAGCACTGGAAAGCCATTCGATAGAAGAGACATCGATATCGTCGATGACTCAAACTTCTCTATCACCGTCGGATTATGGAATGCCACTGCAATTGACTTTAACTTGAGTGAAGGCACAGTCATTGCTTTTAAAGGCTGTAAGAtccaagattttggaggTAGAAGTTTGACTTTGACTCAAACTGGATCAATCTTACCAAACCCAGACGCACCCGAAGCCTATCAATTGAAGGGTTGGTACGATAACCAAGGGTCGAATGAAACTTTCCAAACTTTGAAGGCAGACAACGCTGGCTCCGCTAACTATATAAAGAACAGAAAGACCATTGCTCAGGTGAAAGAAGAGAACCTTGGTGCTCAAGAACAGCCTGATTTTTTCAGTGTTAAAGCAACTATTAATTTTTTCAAGACTGAAACTTTCTGTTATCCCGCCTGTGTTAACAAACAAGAGGCGAGCAATAACCTTTGTAACAGAAAGATTATTGACCAAGGTGATGGTACTTGGAGGTGTGAAAAGTGTGATATTAATTATAGTGAAGCTACCTACAGATATATTTTGAACTGTTCAATAATGGATGCTACTGAACAGTTATGGGCCACTTTGTTTGATCAGGAGGCCAGCAAAATCTTTGGCGTTAGTGCCAACGAATTGCTAGTGTTGAAGGAACTGAACGAGGCGGAATTCAagaaagttgttgaggCAGTTACTATGAAAGAATTTAGTTTCAGATTGAAGGCCAGGCAAGACAGCTACAACGGTGAATCTAGAATCAGATACCAAACAATGGCTGTTTACGATATAGACTTTGCTGCTGAATGTGATTTCTTGgtcaaggagttggaggCCGTTTTGTGA
- the PAM18 gene encoding mitochondrial import inner membrane translocase subunit TIM14 (EggNog:ENOG503P48T; COG:O) produces the protein MAPTSIQPPILAVTGDDPTDQQQMQHMYTGHLQRKQAPEGSAEWYFDQASDWVGEHPWLTGIGAFGIVYAASGLFKSKKPGFNGKTFITGGFGQKMSAKEALQILNLKESTLSQAKLKEQHRRLMLANHPDKGGSAFLATKVNEAKDFLEKRGGMKKK, from the coding sequence ATGGCACCAACGAGTATTCAGCCCCCAATTTTAGCGGTGACGGGAGACGATCCCACGGACCAGCAGCAAATGCAACATATGTATACGGGACACTTACAGAGGAAACAAGCCCCTGAAGGAAGTGCCGAGTGGTATTTTGATCAAGCATCTGACTGGGTTGGAGAACACCCATGGCTCACAGGTATCGGAGCCTTTGGAATAGTTTACGCAGCTTCGGgattgttcaagtccaagaagcCAGGATTTAACGGAAAGACCTTTATTACTGGAGGATTTGGTCAGAAGATGAGTGCCAAAGAAGCATTAcagattttgaatttgaaagagTCTACATTATCTCAGGCCAAATTGAAAGAGCAGCACAGACGGTTAATGTTGGCAAATCACCCAGATAAAGGAGGTTCTGCATTTTTAGCCACCAAAGTCAACGAAGCCAAGGACTTCTTGGAGAAAAGAGGTGGTATGAAGAAAAAGTAA
- the CDH1 gene encoding substrate-specific activator of APC-dependent proteolysis (COG:D,O; EggNog:ENOG503NU21), with amino-acid sequence MDRRDILQTPSSPSRSTRSLDPPHPRDGLPALSTSPRRRNNQKSIFSDRYIPNRTGVDLQAAFSLSNKEILPNLRNRVDRTEDEIELQKEEEANRTFSTVLKNELFGDNVPMVSTSTAPKISKSRPNSTGNYTSGNGGGLFMNQSSSRSSDSIPISAANTPILNHGGGSSTTIPTSGRITPPPRTSTLSDTPSMSHQSSNANLTSDDANTIHDSTGASDVMSTPRQKTNLFTYQSPSKNRPISRDIQSEIYSLSPVRQESQKLLLSPQKKPRNISKVPYRVLDAPDLSDDFYLNLVDWGQQDILAVGLSNSVYLWDRSTQSVHRLCSLDKEKITSLSWIGSGTHLALGTTKGLVEIWDATKMKCIRTMSGHGSRVSALSWNEHILSSGSRDRSILNRDVRIEQHYVNKFEHHKQEVCGLKWNVEENKLASGGNDNNLFVWEGLNPTPVHEFNQHKAAVKAIAWSPHQRGILATGGGTADKTIKTWNTITGNLLNDVNTGSQVCNLVWSKNSNEFVSTHGYSRNQIIVWKYPTMQQICQLTGHTFRVLYLSLSPDGETIVTGAGDETLRFWNVFEKNKIDEPPSSVLLDAFSQLR; translated from the coding sequence ATGGACAGAAGAGACATATTGCAAACGCCATCGTCGCCGTCTCGTTCCACCAGAAGTTTGGATCCTCCCCATCCCAGAGACGGCTTACCGGCGCTTTCCACCTCTCCAAGGCGAAGAAATAACCAGAAATCTATATTCAGCGACAGGTACATTCCGAATCGGACTGGAGTAGATCTTCAGGCTGCATTCAGTTTAAGCAACAAGGAGATTCTTCCCAATTTACGCAACCGTGTTGATAGAACAGAGGATGAAATAGAGctccaaaaagaagaagaggccAACCGGACATTTTCTACGGTGTTGAAAAACGAGCTATTCGGTGATAATGTCCCCATGGTTTCCACATCCACGGCGCCCAAAATCCTGAAACTGCGACCCAATAGCACCGGAAATTATACGTCTGGCAATGGGGGAGGACTTTTCATGAACCAGTCTTCTTCTAGATCCAGTGATTCCATTCCTATTTCTGCAGCTAACACTCCAATACTCAACCACGGCGGTGGAAGTAGTACCACTATACCCACCTCGGGCCGTATTACCCCTCCGCCTCGGACGAGCACCTTGTCTGACACTCCCAGTATGAGCCATCAAAGCCTGAACGCCAACCTTACGTCCGATGATGCGAACACCATCCACGACAGCACCGGTGCCAGCGATGTGATGAGCACTCCACGACAGAAAACCAATCTATTCACATACCAGTCACCCAGCAAAAACAGACCTATTTCGAGAGACATCCAAAGTGAAATATACTCGTTGTCCCCAGTACGGCAAGAATCACAAAAGTTGCTTTTATCACCACAAAAGAAACCCAGAAACATCTCCAAAGTTCCATACCGTGTTCTCGATGCTCCAGACTTACTGGACGATTTCTACctcaacttggtggactGGGGCCAACAAGATATTTTGGCGGTTGGGTTAAGCAATAGTGTATATCTTTGGGACAGACTGACCCAGTCGGTCCATCGACTCTGTCTGCTCGACAAGGAAAAGATCACCAGTTTGAGTTGGATCGGTTCAGGAACCCATTTGGCTCTCGGAACCACCAAAGGATTGGTGGAGATCTGGGATGCTACGAAAATGAAGTGTATTCGGACCATGTCAGGACATGGATCTCGGGTCAGTGCACTTTCGTGGAACGAGCAcattctttcttctggttcaaGAGATCGGTCTATATTGAACAGAGATGTCAGAATAGAGCAGCACTACGTGAACAAATTTGAGCACCATAAACAAGAGGTTTGCGGACTCAAGTGGAATGTCGAAGAGAATAAGTTGGCCAGCGGGGGTAATGATAACAACTTGTTTGTGTGGGAAGGTTTGAACCCGACCCCAGTGCATGAGTTCAACCAGCATAAGGCCGCTGTGAAAGCCATAGCGTGGTCACCACACCAACGAGGAATCTTGGCAACCGGAGGAGGAACGGCAGATAAAACCATTAAGACCTGGAACACCATCACTGGAAATTTGCTCAATGATGTCAATACTGGGTCTCAGGTGTGCAACTTAGTATGGTCCAAGAATTCCAATGAGTTTGTATCTACGCACGGTTATTCACGGAACCAGATTATTGTTTGGAAATACCCCACCATGCAACAGATTTGTCAACTTACCGGGCACACCTTTAGAGTCCTATACTTATCGTTGTCTCCGGATGGAGAGACGATTGTTACAGGAGCTGGAGACGAAACATTGAGGTTCTGGAACGTGtttgagaagaacaaaatcgaTGAACCTCCGTCATCTGTATTGTTAGATGCTTTCCTGCAGTTGAGATAA